One Triticum dicoccoides isolate Atlit2015 ecotype Zavitan chromosome 4B, WEW_v2.0, whole genome shotgun sequence genomic window carries:
- the LOC119296247 gene encoding 60S ribosomal protein L10-like isoform X1 — MHDVSNIYLNQRRCCSGPARCYRQIKNKPYPKSRYCRGVPDPKIRIFDVGQKKRGVDEFPLCVHLVSWEKENVTSEALEAARIACNKYMAKHAGKDAFHLRVRAHPYHVLRINKMLSCAGADRLQTGMRGAFGKPTGMCARVHIGQVLLSVRCRDAHAAHAQEALRRAKFKFPGRQRVIVSGKWGFTKFKREEYLKLKSEGRIVPDGVNAKLLTWHGSLEGRPRGKGVFPPSVAESA; from the exons ATGCACGATGTTAGTAATATCTACTTGAACCAACGCCGTTGTTGTTCAGGGCCTGCTCGGTGCTACCGCCAGATCAAGAACAAGCCGTACCCCAAGTCGCGGTACTGCCGCGGGGTGCCGGACCCCAAGATCCGCATCTTCGACGTGGGGCAGAAGAAGCGGGGCGTGGACGAGTTCCCGCTGTGCGTGCACCTGGTGAGCTGGGAGAAGGAGAACGTGACGAgcgaggccctggaggcggcccgGATCGCCTGCAACAAGTACATGGCCAAGCACGCCGGCAAGGACGCCTTCCACCTCCGCGTGCGCGCGCACCCCTACCACGTCCTCCGCATCAACAAGATGCTCTCCTGCGCCGGCGCCGACCGGCTGCAGACCGGCATGCGCGGCGCCTTCGGCAAGCCCACCGGGATGTGCGCGCGGGTGCACATCGGCCAGGTGCTGCTCTCGGTGCGCTGCCGCGACGCGCACGCGGCCCACGCGCAAGAGGCGCTGCGCCGGGCCAAGTTCAAGTTCCCCGGACGCCAGAGGGTCATCGTCAGCGGCAAATG GGGATTCACCAAGTTTAAGCGCGAAGAGTATCTCAAGCTCAAGAGCGAGGGCCGCATCGTCCCCGATGGTGTCAACGCCAAG TTGCTGACTTGGCACGGGTCGCTCGAGGGACGCCCGCGAGGAAAAGGTGTCTTTCCACCCTCCGTCGCCGAATCGGCTTGA
- the LOC119296248 gene encoding uncharacterized protein LOC119296248 isoform X3 yields the protein MEPATGIMGKTTVAEQWTPEAGRERGRQCGAEEGVHVVSVSAHLQLAGVILYILPCGVQTFLEGRMARQLEGGHAHLAEMVQAVKNHGAGALHFASGCKMAEVCEYLLRLSRWTWMLLTKQVEHLWFG from the exons ATGGAGCCGGCAACAGGGATCATGGGAAAAACAACGGTGGCTGAACAGTGGACACCCGAAGCTGGCCGAGAAAGAGGGAGGCAGTGCGGGGCGGAAGAGGGCGTCCATGTGGTATCCGTTTCTGCTCATCTTCAGCTTGCAG GGGTTATACTTTACATACTTCCCTGTGGTGTGCAAACATTTCTGGAAG GGA GGATGGCAAGGCAGCTTGAAGGTGGTCACGCCCATCTCGCGGAGATGGTGCAAGCTGTCAAGAATCACGGTGCTGGGGCACTGCACTTCGCCTCCGGGTGCAAGATGGCGGAAGTGTGCGAGTACCTGTTGAGGTTGTCCAGGTGGACGTGGATGCTGTTGACCAAGCAG GTAGAACACCTCTGGTTTGGGTAA
- the LOC119296248 gene encoding uncharacterized protein LOC119296248 isoform X2, producing the protein MEPATGIMGKTTVAEQWTPEAGRERGRQCGAEEGVHVVSVSAHLQLAGERFTEIVASPYYMLPEALKHNYCSEIVVWIVGVILYILPCGVQTFLEGRMARQLEGGHAHLAEMVQAVKNHGAGALHFASGCKMAEVCEYLLRLSRWTWMLLTKQGIVK; encoded by the exons ATGGAGCCGGCAACAGGGATCATGGGAAAAACAACGGTGGCTGAACAGTGGACACCCGAAGCTGGCCGAGAAAGAGGGAGGCAGTGCGGGGCGGAAGAGGGCGTCCATGTGGTATCCGTTTCTGCTCATCTTCAGCTTGCAG GTGAGCGGTTTACTGAAATTGTAGCCAGTCCATACTACATGCTCCCAGAGGCATTAAAGCACAACTATTGTTCTGAAATCGTTGTCTGGATTGTAGGGGTTATACTTTACATACTTCCCTGTGGTGTGCAAACATTTCTGGAAG GGA GGATGGCAAGGCAGCTTGAAGGTGGTCACGCCCATCTCGCGGAGATGGTGCAAGCTGTCAAGAATCACGGTGCTGGGGCACTGCACTTCGCCTCCGGGTGCAAGATGGCGGAAGTGTGCGAGTACCTGTTGAGGTTGTCCAGGTGGACGTGGATGCTGTTGACCAAGCAG GGCATTGTGAAATAG
- the LOC119296248 gene encoding calcium-dependent protein kinase 24-like isoform X1 encodes MEPATGIMGKTTVAEQWTPEAGRERGRQCGAEEGVHVVSVSAHLQLAGERFTEIVASPYYMLPEALKHNYCSEIVVWIVGVILYILPCGVQTFLEGMARQLEGGHAHLAEMVQAVKNHGAGALHFASGCKMAEVCEYLLRLSRWTWMLLTKQVEHLWFG; translated from the exons ATGGAGCCGGCAACAGGGATCATGGGAAAAACAACGGTGGCTGAACAGTGGACACCCGAAGCTGGCCGAGAAAGAGGGAGGCAGTGCGGGGCGGAAGAGGGCGTCCATGTGGTATCCGTTTCTGCTCATCTTCAGCTTGCAG GTGAGCGGTTTACTGAAATTGTAGCCAGTCCATACTACATGCTCCCAGAGGCATTAAAGCACAACTATTGTTCTGAAATCGTTGTCTGGATTGTAGGGGTTATACTTTACATACTTCCCTGTGGTGTGCAAACATTTCTGGAAG GGATGGCAAGGCAGCTTGAAGGTGGTCACGCCCATCTCGCGGAGATGGTGCAAGCTGTCAAGAATCACGGTGCTGGGGCACTGCACTTCGCCTCCGGGTGCAAGATGGCGGAAGTGTGCGAGTACCTGTTGAGGTTGTCCAGGTGGACGTGGATGCTGTTGACCAAGCAG GTAGAACACCTCTGGTTTGGGTAA
- the LOC119296248 gene encoding uncharacterized protein LOC119296248 isoform X4, producing MEPATGIMGKTTVAEQWTPEAGRERGRQCGAEEGVHVVSVSAHLQLAGVILYILPCGVQTFLEGMARQLEGGHAHLAEMVQAVKNHGAGALHFASGCKMAEVCEYLLRLSRWTWMLLTKQVEHLWFG from the exons ATGGAGCCGGCAACAGGGATCATGGGAAAAACAACGGTGGCTGAACAGTGGACACCCGAAGCTGGCCGAGAAAGAGGGAGGCAGTGCGGGGCGGAAGAGGGCGTCCATGTGGTATCCGTTTCTGCTCATCTTCAGCTTGCAG GGGTTATACTTTACATACTTCCCTGTGGTGTGCAAACATTTCTGGAAG GGATGGCAAGGCAGCTTGAAGGTGGTCACGCCCATCTCGCGGAGATGGTGCAAGCTGTCAAGAATCACGGTGCTGGGGCACTGCACTTCGCCTCCGGGTGCAAGATGGCGGAAGTGTGCGAGTACCTGTTGAGGTTGTCCAGGTGGACGTGGATGCTGTTGACCAAGCAG GTAGAACACCTCTGGTTTGGGTAA
- the LOC119296247 gene encoding 60S ribosomal protein L10-like isoform X2 — protein MGRRPARCYRQIKNKPYPKSRYCRGVPDPKIRIFDVGQKKRGVDEFPLCVHLVSWEKENVTSEALEAARIACNKYMAKHAGKDAFHLRVRAHPYHVLRINKMLSCAGADRLQTGMRGAFGKPTGMCARVHIGQVLLSVRCRDAHAAHAQEALRRAKFKFPGRQRVIVSGKWGFTKFKREEYLKLKSEGRIVPDGVNAKLLTWHGSLEGRPRGKGVFPPSVAESA, from the exons ATGGGAAGGA GGCCTGCTCGGTGCTACCGCCAGATCAAGAACAAGCCGTACCCCAAGTCGCGGTACTGCCGCGGGGTGCCGGACCCCAAGATCCGCATCTTCGACGTGGGGCAGAAGAAGCGGGGCGTGGACGAGTTCCCGCTGTGCGTGCACCTGGTGAGCTGGGAGAAGGAGAACGTGACGAgcgaggccctggaggcggcccgGATCGCCTGCAACAAGTACATGGCCAAGCACGCCGGCAAGGACGCCTTCCACCTCCGCGTGCGCGCGCACCCCTACCACGTCCTCCGCATCAACAAGATGCTCTCCTGCGCCGGCGCCGACCGGCTGCAGACCGGCATGCGCGGCGCCTTCGGCAAGCCCACCGGGATGTGCGCGCGGGTGCACATCGGCCAGGTGCTGCTCTCGGTGCGCTGCCGCGACGCGCACGCGGCCCACGCGCAAGAGGCGCTGCGCCGGGCCAAGTTCAAGTTCCCCGGACGCCAGAGGGTCATCGTCAGCGGCAAATG GGGATTCACCAAGTTTAAGCGCGAAGAGTATCTCAAGCTCAAGAGCGAGGGCCGCATCGTCCCCGATGGTGTCAACGCCAAG TTGCTGACTTGGCACGGGTCGCTCGAGGGACGCCCGCGAGGAAAAGGTGTCTTTCCACCCTCCGTCGCCGAATCGGCTTGA